The following coding sequences are from one Danaus plexippus chromosome 13 unlocalized genomic scaffold, MEX_DaPlex mxdp_15, whole genome shotgun sequence window:
- the LOC116770316 gene encoding ubiquitin carboxyl-terminal hydrolase calypso — protein sequence MSKMPVELNSLTEGWLELESDPGLFTLLLEDFGVKGVQVEEIYDLHKPLESPVYGFIFLFRWIEERRSRRKFVEQIESFVRDEETINNIFFAQQMVPNSCATHALLSILLNCPNLHLGETLSRLKHHTLGMNPENKGWAIGNTPELACAHNSHAIPQARKKTDKNAGVPTGRFTGEAYHFVSFVPINGHLFELDGLKPFPTDHGPWASDEDWTDKFRRVMAERLGRDAGEQVHDIRFNLMAVVPDRRIALTQRLSALELNQRRLKEAISKIGKHLRHLLNKNRDFNEDSLSSMNNVDGSNESSIQICEDAILNALEASEVSSLNINITDAITIEIGASDSAYDSTITLADPIDQTAVVKFVTINGENEILSDIYPTSTTALIKSNNMPVVLCCEVVPEQPYRMRKLLFTHAELNSLMNSIMSEVQACQQALNDENDKRDMYKVDDCRRTHNYDEFICTFLSMLAERGVLAELVTAQLERGRSARVRRRRPRPRPRARPRPRPRTRK from the exons atgagtAAAATGCCCGTGGAATTAAATAGTCTTACAGAGGGATGGCTAGAATTAGAAAGTGATCCGGGTCTATTCACTTTACTCCTTGAAGATTTCGGCGTAAAGGGAGTCCAAGTGGAGgaaatatatgatttacaCAAACCTCTAGAAAGCCCGGTTTAtgggtttatttttttatttcgctgGATTGAAGAAAGACGATCACGTCGTAAATTTGTCGAACAGATTGAAAGCTTCGTGCGTGATgaagaaacaataaataatatatttttcgccCAACAAATGGTTCCGAACAGTTGTGCTACACATGCACTACTGTCCATATTACTTAATTGTCCAAATCTCCATTTAGGAGAAACACTGAGCCGATTAAAG CATCATACACTAGGTATGAATCCTGAGAACAAAGGTTGGGCCATAGGAAACACGCCTGAATTAGCTTGTGCACACAATTCCCATGCTATACCACAAGCTCGCAAAAAGACTGATAAAAATGCTGGAGTTCCTACTGGTCGCTTTACag GTGAAGCGTACCATTTTGTAAGTTTTGTGCCCATAAATGgtcatttatttgaattggATGGCTTAAAGCCCTTTCCAACTGACCATGGTCCATGGGCCTCTGACGAAGATTGGACTGACAAGTTTCGAAGAGTCATGGCTGAGAGACTAGGAAGAGATGCCGGAGAACAAGTACATGATATAAG ATTTAATCTCATGGCGGTAGTACCAGATAGACGAATAGCATTGACTCAAAGATTAAGTGCTTTGGAATTAAACCAAAGGAGACTCAAAGAGGCCATCTCTAAAATAGGCAAACATCTAAGACATTTATTGAACAAGAATAGAGATTTTAACG AAGATTCACTGTCCAGCATGAACAATGTTGATGGATCAAATGAAAGTTCCATTCAAATATGCGAGGACGCAATTCTCAATGCCTTAGAGGCTTCAGAGGTGTCAtccttgaatataaatataacagatgCCATTACAATCGAAATTGGTGCCTCGGACAGTGCGTATGATAGCACTATAACCTTAG CTGATCCTATTGATCAAACTGCTGTTGTCAAATTTGTGACAATTAATGGTGAAAACGAGATATTGTCAGAT ATATACCCCACATCTACGACCGCACTCATCAAGAGTAACAACATGCCAGTTGTATTGTGTTGTGAAGTGGTCCCGGAACAGCCTTACAGGATGAGGAAGCTTCTGTTCACTCACGCCGAGCTGAACTCACTCATGAACAGCATCATGAGTGAGGTCCAGGCGTGCCAACAGGCGCTCAATGATGAGAATGATAAAAGAGATATGTATAAG GTGGACGACTGCCGTCGCACTCACAACTACGACGAATTCATCTGCACTTTCCTATCAATGTTGGCTGAGCGAGGTGTGCTGGCGGAGCTGGTGACCGCTCAGCTGGAGAGGGGCCGGAGCGCGAGAGTAAGGAGACGAAGACCTCGACCGAGGCCTAGGGCCAGGCCGAGACCGAGGCCCAGGACGAGAAAGTGA
- the LOC116770069 gene encoding uncharacterized protein LOC116770069, protein MSRTPSRNVDSLNYFIPKELPTINKEGSPVSKTVYMHLSKLHSFLNDWLSLKVKGVKICKSISALKLYECFDDYYPHQTQPLTDGLLESLSGFENIVEGVKIINNQLQALSQLQSKPEAVINTWSCTEIAETVSNITRDLENELRLKKIITENVAHCRDENLIEVYVSAWEFEAYFNMDTCAYLFAEIGLTGIT, encoded by the exons atgTCGCGAACTCCGTCAAGGAATGTGGActctcttaattattttattcctaaag aATTGCCAACCATAAATAAAGAGGGATCTCCAGTGTCCAAAACTGTTTATATGCACCTATCTAAATTACACAGTTTTCTGAACGATTGGTTGAGTTTGAAAGTAAAAGGAGTGAAGATATGTAAATCAATTTCTGCTTTAAAGTTATATGAGTGTTTTGATGACTACTACCCACATCAAACTCAGCCTCTCACTGACGGCTTATTGGAATCTCTTTCAGGCTTTGAGAATATTGTAGAAG gtgttaaaattataaacaatcaGCTGCAAGCACTCTCACAACTACAGTCAAAACCAGAAGCTGTCATAAATACTTGGTCTTGTACTGAAATTGCTGAAACCGTTTCAAATATAACACGTGATTTAGAAAATGaattaagattgaaaaaaattataacag AAAATGTAGCTCACTGTAgagatgaaaatttaatagaagtttATGTGAGCGCTTGGGAATTTGAAGCATATTTCAATATGGATACATGTGCATATTTATTTGCTGAAATTGGTCTTACAGGAATAACATGA